From Salvelinus namaycush isolate Seneca chromosome 2, SaNama_1.0, whole genome shotgun sequence, one genomic window encodes:
- the tmem74b gene encoding transmembrane protein 74B yields the protein MESLNAVELCELGDGDKPAACEVTTTPRKATQSRPRTVASTGIENTSYQDEEHETRFSHQGADSSSVHRSTSNDRGYQSQPQPFQRDELSHRSEEGHETDFKNHSLDYGFIFAMVFLVSGIVLVVIPYTIPREAKVNPDLVSARQMEKLEMYYTQLGSHLDKCIIAGLGLLTLGGMLLSILLMVSICKGELYHRRTFFQPRKTYGSIHLQIRQLGKVEESLFECELSHTGTTALAIRPTDGSQVHSGTQQE from the coding sequence ATGGAGTCTTTGAATGCCGTAGAGCTCTGTGAATTGGGAGATGGCGACAAGCCCGCTGCCTGCGAGGTCACTACAACTCCTCGAAAAGCTACCCAGTCAAGACCTCGGACAGTAGCTAGCACTGGAATCGAGAACACGTCATATCAGGACGAGGAGCACGAGACGAGGTTCAGTCACCAGGGAGCAGACAGCTCGAGTGTTCATCGGTCCACATCTAATGACAGGGGCTATCAGTCACAACCCCAGCCTTTCCAGCGAGATGAGCTGTCACACCGCTCTGAGGAGGGACATGAGACTGACTTTAAAAACCATTCACTCGACTACGGGTTCATATTTGCCATGGTGTTCTTGGTGAGTGGAATTGTACTGGTAGTCATTCCCTACACCATTCCCCGAGAGGCTAAGGTCAACCCAGATCTGGTGTCAGCCCGTCAGATGGAGAAACTGGAGATGTACTACACACAACTGGGCTCGCACCTCGACAAGTGTATCATAGCAGGCCTGGGACTGTTAACTCTAGGGGGAATGCTCTTGTCCATCTTGCTAATGGTGTCCATATGCAAAGGTGAGCTGTACCACCGGAGGACATTTTTCCAACCCAGGAAAACATACGGGTCGATTCACCTCCAGATAAGACAGTTGGGCAAGGTGGAAGAATCTCTGTTTGAATGTGAACTTAGCCACACTGGCACCACAGCTCTAGCCATTAGGCCTACAGATGGATCACAGGTGCATAGTGGCACCCAACAGGAGTAG